In Mycteria americana isolate JAX WOST 10 ecotype Jacksonville Zoo and Gardens unplaced genomic scaffold, USCA_MyAme_1.0 Scaffold_35, whole genome shotgun sequence, one genomic interval encodes:
- the MARS1 gene encoding methionine--tRNA ligase, cytoplasmic isoform X4, with protein MRLRVAAGGPAALKVLAAAGAAAAPVRLVWGGPLGETAAAVAAPLPGREPVAPTPVIPAPQQGPPGLLPPAERPLAQLSPTWVPALELDSGTVLFSPNAICQFFFLARGEEPTDLTNQWLEWEATELQPAASAALYAQLVHGKKGLEAVEALGKLLAHIEQNLSRRGTAYLAGDAKSVADVVVWGTLFPVLQDETSLPSEMQALRTWFQSMTLSEACRKAADSVLMPKALLEFKSYLQKQPPPCLAMERATSNEPEEEEGSERALTEEEITAAADAWARGAAALPKPWQPQKPVLPVEGMRNVLITSALPYVNNVPHLGNIIGCVLSADTFARYCRLRNWNTLYVCGTDEYGTATETKAVEEGLTPQEICNKYNAIHADIYRWFDISFDYFGRTTTPYQTMIAQDIFQRLLDRGFLLQDTVEQLRCEDCQRFLADRFVEGTCPFCSYEEARGDQCDKCGKLINAVELKNPQCKLCRGVPVVKPTQHLFLDLPKLEERLEPWLEQSWGTGDWTANARYITRSWIRDGLKPRCITRDLKWGTPVPLDGFRDKVFYVWFDAPIGYLSITANYTDQWERWWKNPQQVELYNFMAKDNVPFHSVIFPCSLLGADDNYTLVNHLIATEYLNYEDGKFSKSRGVGVFGDMAKDTGIPADIWRFYLLYLRPEGQDSAFSWSDLMLKNNSELLNNLGNFINRAGMFVCKFFGGTVPNMVLTPDDKRLLARVTLELRQYHQLLEKVRIRDALRCILSISRHGNQYIQVNEPWKRIKGNEKDRQHAGTVTGVAVNMASMLAVLLQPYMPSVSSAIQGQLCIPPHCFVLSHDFTCTLPPGHRVGTVSPLFQKLENDQVEALRKQFRGGQAKQTPPASEPTPAPVTLTAPGDPQLIHELTEEVAKQGNHVRQLKANKAEKAQVDTEVAKLLELKKQLALAEGKSPEVPVPKGKRKK; from the exons ATGCGGCTgcgggtggcggcgggcggccccgccgcgctgaaGGTGCtggcggctgccggggctgccgccgccccagTGCGGCTCGTCTGGGGCGGCCCCTTAGGTGAGACCGCCGCGGCGgtggctgctcccctccccgggagGGAGCCGGTAGCACCGACCCCGGTGATCCCCGCCCCTCAGCAGGGGCCGCCGGGCCTGCTCCCCCCTGCAGAGCGGCCCCTCGCCCAGCTGAGCCCAACGTGGGTGCCCGCTCTGGAGCTGGACAGCGGCACTGTCCTCTTCTCCCCCAACGCCATCTGCCA GTTCTTCTTCCTGGCCCGCGGGGAGGAGCCCACCGACCTCACCAACCAGTGGCTGGAGTGGGAGGCCACTGAGCTGCAG CCGGCTGCCTCAGCTGCCCTGTACGCTCAGCTGGTGCACGGCAAGAAGGGGCTGGAGGCAGTGGAGGCCCTGGGGAAGCTGCTGGCCCACATAGAGCAGAACTTGTCCAGGAGAGGCACTGCCTACCTTGCTGGG GACGCCAAGTCAGTGGCTGATGTGGTTGTGTGGGGTACCTTGTTCCCTGTCCTCCAGGATGAGACCAGCCTGCCAA GTGAGATGCAGGCGCTGAGGACCTGGTTCCAGAGCATGACGCTCTCGGAGGCCTGCAGGAAAGCTGCCGACTCCGTTCTGATGCCCAAGGCGCTGCTGGAGTTCAAGTCCTACCTGCAGAAGCAGCCTCCACCCTGCCTGGCTATGGAGAGAGCCACCAGTAATGAGCCCGAG GAGGAAGAAGGTTCTGAGCGTGCCCTGACAGAGGAGGAAATCACAGCTGCTGCGGACGCCTGGGCCCGTGGTGCTGCGGCACTGCCCAAGCCCTGGCAGCCTCAGAAACCTGT GCTGCCCGTGGAGGGCATGAGGAATGTCCTGATCACCAGCGCTCTGCCCTACGTGAACAACGTGCCCCACCTTGGCAACATCATTGGCTGCGTCCTCAGTGCTGACACCTTTGCCAG gtACTGCCGCCTGCGGAACTGGAACACACTGTACGTGTGCGGCACGGATGAGTACGGCACAGCCACTGAGACCAAGGCAGTGGAAGAGGGGCTGACGCCTCAGGAGATCTGCAACAAGTACAACGCCATCCACGCTGACATCTACCGCTGGTTCGACATCTCCTTCGACTACTTTGGCCGCACTACCACGCCATACCAGACCAT GATTGCCCAGGACATCTTCCAGCGCCTGCTGGACCGTGGTTTCCTGCTGCAAGACACTGTGGAGCAGCTGCGATGTGAGGACTGCCAGCGGTTCCTGGCTGACCGCTTTGTGGAGGGCACCTGCCCCTTCTGCAGCTACGAGGAGGCCCGAGGGGACCAGTGTGACAAATGTGGCAAACTCATCAATGCTGTGGAGCTGAAG AATCCACAGTGCAAGCTCTGTAGGGGCGTCCCTGTGGTGAAACCCACCCAGCACCTCTTCCTGGATCTACCCAAG CTGGAGGAGCGGCtggagccctggctggagcagtctTGGGGCACAGGGGACTGGACGGCAAACGCTCGCTACATCACTCGCTCCTGGATCCGGGATGGGCTCAAACCCCGCTGTATCACCCGTGACCTGAAGTGGGGCACGCCTGTGCCCCTTGATGGCTTCCGTGACAAG GTTTTTTATGTGTGGTTTGATGCTCCCATTGGCTACTTGTCCATTACGGCTAACTACACCGACCAGTGGGAGAGGTGGTGGAAGAACCCACAGCAG GTTGAGCTCTACAACTTCATGGCCAAGGACAACGTCCCATTCCACAGCGTCATATTCCCCTGCTCGCTCCTGGGTGCTGATGACAACTACACCCTGGTGAACCACCTCATTGCTACAG AGTACCTGAACTATGAGGACGGGAAGTTTTCCAAGAGCCGGGGTGTGGGAGTGTTTGGGGACATGGCCAAGGACACAGGCATCCCTGCGGACATCTGGCGCTTCTACCTGCTGTACCTGCGGCCCGAAGGGCAGGACAGTGCCTTCTCCTGGAGCGACCTCATGCTCAAGAACAACTCAGAGCTGCTGAACAACCTGGGCAACTTCATCAACAG AGCTGGCATGTTCGTATGCAAGTTCTTTGGTGGCACCGTCCCCAACATGGTCCTGACACCAGATGACAAGCGGCTCTTGGCCCGTGTCACCCTGGAGCTGCGCCAGTACCACCAGCTGCTGGAGAAAGTCCG CATCCGCGATGCCCTGAGGTGTATCCTTAGCATTTCTCGCCATGGCAATCAGTACATCCAGGTGAACGAGCCCTGGAAGCGGATCAAGGGGAATGAAAAGGACAG gcagcacGCAGGCACGGTGACTGGTGTGGCAGTGAACATGGCTTCCATGCTGGCCGTCCTGTTACAGCCCTACATGCCCAGCGTCAGCTCGGCCATCCAGGGGCAGCTCTGCATCCCCCCACACTGCTTCGTCCTGAGTCATGACTTCACCTGCACCCTGCCCCCTGGGCATCGTGTGGGCACC GTAAGCCCCCTTTTCCAGAAGCTGGAGAATGACCAGGTTGAAGCCCTCCGCAAGCAGTTCAGGGGAGGGCAG GCCAAACAGACCCCTCCAGCCTCAGAACCCACTCCAGCCCCAGTGACCCTCACGGCTCCAGGTGACCCCCAGCTGATCCATGAGCTGACAGAAGAGGTGGCCAAGCAG ggcaACCATGTACGGCAGctgaaggccaacaaggcagagaAGGCCCAGGTTGACACAGAGGTGGCcaagctgctggagctgaagaaGCAGCTGGCACTAGCTGAGGGCAAAAGCCCTGaagtccctgtgcccaaggggaaGCGGAAGAAGTAG
- the MARS1 gene encoding methionine--tRNA ligase, cytoplasmic isoform X2, giving the protein MRLRVAAGGPAALKVLAAAGAAAAPVRLVWGGPLGETAAAVAAPLPGREPVAPTPVIPAPQQGPPGLLPPAERPLAQLSPTWVPALELDSGTVLFSPNAICQFFFLARGEEPTDLTNQWLEWEATELQPAASAALYAQLVHGKKGLEAVEALGKLLAHIEQNLSRRGTAYLAGDAKSVADVVVWGTLFPVLQDETSLPSEMQALRTWFQSMTLSEACRKAADSVLMPKALLEFKSYLQKQPPPCLAMERATSNEPEEEEGSERALTEEEITAAADAWARGAAALPKPWQPQKPVLPVEGMRNVLITSALPYVNNVPHLGNIIGCVLSADTFARYCRLRNWNTLYVCGTDEYGTATETKAVEEGLTPQEICNKYNAIHADIYRWFDISFDYFGRTTTPYQTMIAQDIFQRLLDRGFLLQDTVEQLRCEDCQRFLADRFVEGTCPFCSYEEARGDQCDKCGKLINAVELKNPQCKLCRGVPVVKPTQHLFLDLPKLEERLEPWLEQSWGTGDWTANARYITRSWIRDGLKPRCITRDLKWGTPVPLDGFRDKVFYVWFDAPIGYLSITANYTDQWERWWKNPQQVELYNFMAKDNVPFHSVIFPCSLLGADDNYTLVNHLIATEYLNYEDGKFSKSRGVGVFGDMAKDTGIPADIWRFYLLYLRPEGQDSAFSWSDLMLKNNSELLNNLGNFINRAGMFVCKFFGGTVPNMVLTPDDKRLLARVTLELRQYHQLLEKVRIRDALRCILSISRHGNQYIQVNEPWKRIKGNEKDRQHAGTVTGVAVNMASMLAVLLQPYMPSVSSAIQGQLCIPPHCFVLSHDFTCTLPPGHRVGTVSPLFQKLENDQVEALRKQFRGGQAKQTPPASEPTPAPVTLTAPGDPQLIHELTEEVAKQPLSLPCLPQGNHVRQLKANKAEKAQVDTEVAKLLELKKQLALAEGKSPEVPVPKGKRKK; this is encoded by the exons ATGCGGCTgcgggtggcggcgggcggccccgccgcgctgaaGGTGCtggcggctgccggggctgccgccgccccagTGCGGCTCGTCTGGGGCGGCCCCTTAGGTGAGACCGCCGCGGCGgtggctgctcccctccccgggagGGAGCCGGTAGCACCGACCCCGGTGATCCCCGCCCCTCAGCAGGGGCCGCCGGGCCTGCTCCCCCCTGCAGAGCGGCCCCTCGCCCAGCTGAGCCCAACGTGGGTGCCCGCTCTGGAGCTGGACAGCGGCACTGTCCTCTTCTCCCCCAACGCCATCTGCCA GTTCTTCTTCCTGGCCCGCGGGGAGGAGCCCACCGACCTCACCAACCAGTGGCTGGAGTGGGAGGCCACTGAGCTGCAG CCGGCTGCCTCAGCTGCCCTGTACGCTCAGCTGGTGCACGGCAAGAAGGGGCTGGAGGCAGTGGAGGCCCTGGGGAAGCTGCTGGCCCACATAGAGCAGAACTTGTCCAGGAGAGGCACTGCCTACCTTGCTGGG GACGCCAAGTCAGTGGCTGATGTGGTTGTGTGGGGTACCTTGTTCCCTGTCCTCCAGGATGAGACCAGCCTGCCAA GTGAGATGCAGGCGCTGAGGACCTGGTTCCAGAGCATGACGCTCTCGGAGGCCTGCAGGAAAGCTGCCGACTCCGTTCTGATGCCCAAGGCGCTGCTGGAGTTCAAGTCCTACCTGCAGAAGCAGCCTCCACCCTGCCTGGCTATGGAGAGAGCCACCAGTAATGAGCCCGAG GAGGAAGAAGGTTCTGAGCGTGCCCTGACAGAGGAGGAAATCACAGCTGCTGCGGACGCCTGGGCCCGTGGTGCTGCGGCACTGCCCAAGCCCTGGCAGCCTCAGAAACCTGT GCTGCCCGTGGAGGGCATGAGGAATGTCCTGATCACCAGCGCTCTGCCCTACGTGAACAACGTGCCCCACCTTGGCAACATCATTGGCTGCGTCCTCAGTGCTGACACCTTTGCCAG gtACTGCCGCCTGCGGAACTGGAACACACTGTACGTGTGCGGCACGGATGAGTACGGCACAGCCACTGAGACCAAGGCAGTGGAAGAGGGGCTGACGCCTCAGGAGATCTGCAACAAGTACAACGCCATCCACGCTGACATCTACCGCTGGTTCGACATCTCCTTCGACTACTTTGGCCGCACTACCACGCCATACCAGACCAT GATTGCCCAGGACATCTTCCAGCGCCTGCTGGACCGTGGTTTCCTGCTGCAAGACACTGTGGAGCAGCTGCGATGTGAGGACTGCCAGCGGTTCCTGGCTGACCGCTTTGTGGAGGGCACCTGCCCCTTCTGCAGCTACGAGGAGGCCCGAGGGGACCAGTGTGACAAATGTGGCAAACTCATCAATGCTGTGGAGCTGAAG AATCCACAGTGCAAGCTCTGTAGGGGCGTCCCTGTGGTGAAACCCACCCAGCACCTCTTCCTGGATCTACCCAAG CTGGAGGAGCGGCtggagccctggctggagcagtctTGGGGCACAGGGGACTGGACGGCAAACGCTCGCTACATCACTCGCTCCTGGATCCGGGATGGGCTCAAACCCCGCTGTATCACCCGTGACCTGAAGTGGGGCACGCCTGTGCCCCTTGATGGCTTCCGTGACAAG GTTTTTTATGTGTGGTTTGATGCTCCCATTGGCTACTTGTCCATTACGGCTAACTACACCGACCAGTGGGAGAGGTGGTGGAAGAACCCACAGCAG GTTGAGCTCTACAACTTCATGGCCAAGGACAACGTCCCATTCCACAGCGTCATATTCCCCTGCTCGCTCCTGGGTGCTGATGACAACTACACCCTGGTGAACCACCTCATTGCTACAG AGTACCTGAACTATGAGGACGGGAAGTTTTCCAAGAGCCGGGGTGTGGGAGTGTTTGGGGACATGGCCAAGGACACAGGCATCCCTGCGGACATCTGGCGCTTCTACCTGCTGTACCTGCGGCCCGAAGGGCAGGACAGTGCCTTCTCCTGGAGCGACCTCATGCTCAAGAACAACTCAGAGCTGCTGAACAACCTGGGCAACTTCATCAACAG AGCTGGCATGTTCGTATGCAAGTTCTTTGGTGGCACCGTCCCCAACATGGTCCTGACACCAGATGACAAGCGGCTCTTGGCCCGTGTCACCCTGGAGCTGCGCCAGTACCACCAGCTGCTGGAGAAAGTCCG CATCCGCGATGCCCTGAGGTGTATCCTTAGCATTTCTCGCCATGGCAATCAGTACATCCAGGTGAACGAGCCCTGGAAGCGGATCAAGGGGAATGAAAAGGACAG gcagcacGCAGGCACGGTGACTGGTGTGGCAGTGAACATGGCTTCCATGCTGGCCGTCCTGTTACAGCCCTACATGCCCAGCGTCAGCTCGGCCATCCAGGGGCAGCTCTGCATCCCCCCACACTGCTTCGTCCTGAGTCATGACTTCACCTGCACCCTGCCCCCTGGGCATCGTGTGGGCACC GTAAGCCCCCTTTTCCAGAAGCTGGAGAATGACCAGGTTGAAGCCCTCCGCAAGCAGTTCAGGGGAGGGCAG GCCAAACAGACCCCTCCAGCCTCAGAACCCACTCCAGCCCCAGTGACCCTCACGGCTCCAGGTGACCCCCAGCTGATCCATGAGCTGACAGAAGAGGTGGCCAAGCAG CCCTTATcactcccctgcctgccccagggcaACCATGTACGGCAGctgaaggccaacaaggcagagaAGGCCCAGGTTGACACAGAGGTGGCcaagctgctggagctgaagaaGCAGCTGGCACTAGCTGAGGGCAAAAGCCCTGaagtccctgtgcccaaggggaaGCGGAAGAAGTAG
- the MARS1 gene encoding methionine--tRNA ligase, cytoplasmic isoform X1: MRLRVAAGGPAALKVLAAAGAAAAPVRLVWGGPLGETAAAVAAPLPGREPVAPTPVIPAPQQGPPGLLPPAERPLAQLSPTWVPALELDSGTVLFSPNAICQFFFLARGEEPTDLTNQWLEWEATELQPAASAALYAQLVHGKKGLEAVEALGKLLAHIEQNLSRRGTAYLAGDAKSVADVVVWGTLFPVLQDETSLPSEMQALRTWFQSMTLSEACRKAADSVLMPKALLEFKSYLQKQPPPCLAMERATSNEPEEEEGSERALTEEEITAAADAWARGAAALPKPWQPQKPVLPVEGMRNVLITSALPYVNNVPHLGNIIGCVLSADTFARYCRLRNWNTLYVCGTDEYGTATETKAVEEGLTPQEICNKYNAIHADIYRWFDISFDYFGRTTTPYQTMIAQDIFQRLLDRGFLLQDTVEQLRCEDCQRFLADRFVEGTCPFCSYEEARGDQCDKCGKLINAVELKNPQCKLCRGVPVVKPTQHLFLDLPKLEERLEPWLEQSWGTGDWTANARYITRSWIRDGLKPRCITRDLKWGTPVPLDGFRDKVFYVWFDAPIGYLSITANYTDQWERWWKNPQQVELYNFMAKDNVPFHSVIFPCSLLGADDNYTLVNHLIATEYLNYEDGKFSKSRGVGVFGDMAKDTGIPADIWRFYLLYLRPEGQDSAFSWSDLMLKNNSELLNNLGNFINRAGMFVCKFFGGTVPNMVLTPDDKRLLARVTLELRQYHQLLEKVRIRDALRCILSISRHGNQYIQVNEPWKRIKGNEKDRQHAGTVTGVAVNMASMLAVLLQPYMPSVSSAIQGQLCIPPHCFVLSHDFTCTLPPGHRVGTVSPLFQKLENDQVEALRKQFRGGQPECLAVEPQAKQTPPASEPTPAPVTLTAPGDPQLIHELTEEVAKQPLSLPCLPQGNHVRQLKANKAEKAQVDTEVAKLLELKKQLALAEGKSPEVPVPKGKRKK; the protein is encoded by the exons ATGCGGCTgcgggtggcggcgggcggccccgccgcgctgaaGGTGCtggcggctgccggggctgccgccgccccagTGCGGCTCGTCTGGGGCGGCCCCTTAGGTGAGACCGCCGCGGCGgtggctgctcccctccccgggagGGAGCCGGTAGCACCGACCCCGGTGATCCCCGCCCCTCAGCAGGGGCCGCCGGGCCTGCTCCCCCCTGCAGAGCGGCCCCTCGCCCAGCTGAGCCCAACGTGGGTGCCCGCTCTGGAGCTGGACAGCGGCACTGTCCTCTTCTCCCCCAACGCCATCTGCCA GTTCTTCTTCCTGGCCCGCGGGGAGGAGCCCACCGACCTCACCAACCAGTGGCTGGAGTGGGAGGCCACTGAGCTGCAG CCGGCTGCCTCAGCTGCCCTGTACGCTCAGCTGGTGCACGGCAAGAAGGGGCTGGAGGCAGTGGAGGCCCTGGGGAAGCTGCTGGCCCACATAGAGCAGAACTTGTCCAGGAGAGGCACTGCCTACCTTGCTGGG GACGCCAAGTCAGTGGCTGATGTGGTTGTGTGGGGTACCTTGTTCCCTGTCCTCCAGGATGAGACCAGCCTGCCAA GTGAGATGCAGGCGCTGAGGACCTGGTTCCAGAGCATGACGCTCTCGGAGGCCTGCAGGAAAGCTGCCGACTCCGTTCTGATGCCCAAGGCGCTGCTGGAGTTCAAGTCCTACCTGCAGAAGCAGCCTCCACCCTGCCTGGCTATGGAGAGAGCCACCAGTAATGAGCCCGAG GAGGAAGAAGGTTCTGAGCGTGCCCTGACAGAGGAGGAAATCACAGCTGCTGCGGACGCCTGGGCCCGTGGTGCTGCGGCACTGCCCAAGCCCTGGCAGCCTCAGAAACCTGT GCTGCCCGTGGAGGGCATGAGGAATGTCCTGATCACCAGCGCTCTGCCCTACGTGAACAACGTGCCCCACCTTGGCAACATCATTGGCTGCGTCCTCAGTGCTGACACCTTTGCCAG gtACTGCCGCCTGCGGAACTGGAACACACTGTACGTGTGCGGCACGGATGAGTACGGCACAGCCACTGAGACCAAGGCAGTGGAAGAGGGGCTGACGCCTCAGGAGATCTGCAACAAGTACAACGCCATCCACGCTGACATCTACCGCTGGTTCGACATCTCCTTCGACTACTTTGGCCGCACTACCACGCCATACCAGACCAT GATTGCCCAGGACATCTTCCAGCGCCTGCTGGACCGTGGTTTCCTGCTGCAAGACACTGTGGAGCAGCTGCGATGTGAGGACTGCCAGCGGTTCCTGGCTGACCGCTTTGTGGAGGGCACCTGCCCCTTCTGCAGCTACGAGGAGGCCCGAGGGGACCAGTGTGACAAATGTGGCAAACTCATCAATGCTGTGGAGCTGAAG AATCCACAGTGCAAGCTCTGTAGGGGCGTCCCTGTGGTGAAACCCACCCAGCACCTCTTCCTGGATCTACCCAAG CTGGAGGAGCGGCtggagccctggctggagcagtctTGGGGCACAGGGGACTGGACGGCAAACGCTCGCTACATCACTCGCTCCTGGATCCGGGATGGGCTCAAACCCCGCTGTATCACCCGTGACCTGAAGTGGGGCACGCCTGTGCCCCTTGATGGCTTCCGTGACAAG GTTTTTTATGTGTGGTTTGATGCTCCCATTGGCTACTTGTCCATTACGGCTAACTACACCGACCAGTGGGAGAGGTGGTGGAAGAACCCACAGCAG GTTGAGCTCTACAACTTCATGGCCAAGGACAACGTCCCATTCCACAGCGTCATATTCCCCTGCTCGCTCCTGGGTGCTGATGACAACTACACCCTGGTGAACCACCTCATTGCTACAG AGTACCTGAACTATGAGGACGGGAAGTTTTCCAAGAGCCGGGGTGTGGGAGTGTTTGGGGACATGGCCAAGGACACAGGCATCCCTGCGGACATCTGGCGCTTCTACCTGCTGTACCTGCGGCCCGAAGGGCAGGACAGTGCCTTCTCCTGGAGCGACCTCATGCTCAAGAACAACTCAGAGCTGCTGAACAACCTGGGCAACTTCATCAACAG AGCTGGCATGTTCGTATGCAAGTTCTTTGGTGGCACCGTCCCCAACATGGTCCTGACACCAGATGACAAGCGGCTCTTGGCCCGTGTCACCCTGGAGCTGCGCCAGTACCACCAGCTGCTGGAGAAAGTCCG CATCCGCGATGCCCTGAGGTGTATCCTTAGCATTTCTCGCCATGGCAATCAGTACATCCAGGTGAACGAGCCCTGGAAGCGGATCAAGGGGAATGAAAAGGACAG gcagcacGCAGGCACGGTGACTGGTGTGGCAGTGAACATGGCTTCCATGCTGGCCGTCCTGTTACAGCCCTACATGCCCAGCGTCAGCTCGGCCATCCAGGGGCAGCTCTGCATCCCCCCACACTGCTTCGTCCTGAGTCATGACTTCACCTGCACCCTGCCCCCTGGGCATCGTGTGGGCACC GTAAGCCCCCTTTTCCAGAAGCTGGAGAATGACCAGGTTGAAGCCCTCCGCAAGCAGTTCAGGGGAGGGCAG cctgaATGCCTTGCTGTAGAGCCCCAG GCCAAACAGACCCCTCCAGCCTCAGAACCCACTCCAGCCCCAGTGACCCTCACGGCTCCAGGTGACCCCCAGCTGATCCATGAGCTGACAGAAGAGGTGGCCAAGCAG CCCTTATcactcccctgcctgccccagggcaACCATGTACGGCAGctgaaggccaacaaggcagagaAGGCCCAGGTTGACACAGAGGTGGCcaagctgctggagctgaagaaGCAGCTGGCACTAGCTGAGGGCAAAAGCCCTGaagtccctgtgcccaaggggaaGCGGAAGAAGTAG